A region of the Methyloprofundus sedimenti genome:
CGCCAGTTAGCTGAGCATGCAAGCTACTATCCTGTTCCGCTTGCAGATGCACAGTACAAATACTTACAGATAGTTGCGGGAAAGCCCGCAGCATTATTTAAATGTTTACCAGGAAAATCCGTTCAGCAAGTCACGCCTGAGCAGCATCAGGCAGTTGCCAAAGCCCTGGCAAGTTTTCATTTACAAAGTTCAGGATTGGCTTTCAGAAAAAGAAACACCAGAGATATTGCCTGGATACAAGATATCGCAACACAGATAAGCCCTCATTTGTCGGCTCAAGATAGTGCACTACTGGAAGATGAGCTTGGCTTTCAATTAAAACACCAGACTCAGCATCTAAGGCAGGGCATCATACATGCTGATTTATTTAAGGATAATGTATTATTTACCGGGTTGCGCTTAACAGGCATGTTAGATTTTTATGTGGCCTGTTATGATTGCTATTTACTGGATATTGCGATTACCTTGAACGACTGGTGCATTGATCAGCACGGTCAGTATAGTCACGCACAACAAGCTGTTTTTTTGGCGGCCTATCAGCAGTTAAGAGAGCTTGATCAGCAAGAGCAAAAATATCTTCCAGTGTTTTTACGCCGGGCGTGTATACGCTTCTGGTTGTCTCGTTTAGAACACCAGCTTAATCCTAAAGCAGGTGAGATGACTCAGGAAAAAGATCCTGAGCGCTTTAAAAATTTATTACTGCAACACCGGCATTTTGATAGCTTGCAATAATCCGCTTCGTAGATAGCAACAGCGTGGTACAATCCAAAACTGGTATTTCGCGCGATAAATATATCGCTGAAGTATCGATTGATAATAATTATAAAAAGGAGAGGTTTACGATGAAACTAAAACAAGCTTTATTGGCAGGTGTAGTTCTTTTATTATCTATTTCTGCCAATGCAGAAGTTATATTAGAAGATAATTCAAAAATTGTAGGTAAATGGAACTTATACGCAGAAGCAGCTCAGTTGCATAAAGAGAAGGTGGAACTTTTTTCTGTTTGGGACTTTACTAATCAAGGCGTTATAAAAACTGAATCCGAAGATCGTTTTGGACGCACAAAAACGTTAAAAATTGATTTAAAATATGCGGTTGAAGATGGAGTGATCAAGAAACAAAAAACACCGGGTCGTGCAAAACTCGAAACATGTAAGGTAGAGTCACTAGATGAGAAAAACATGGTTTTAAAATGTCCGTTTCTGTATTTGTTTTTCAAAAGATAATAACAGCCAGTTTTGGGGGGTAGGCTAAAGCCTATTTCCCCGGTTATTAATCAGACCAATAATTCTCACTGACAAAGTTTTCCAGGGCACGGACTTCTGCCCAATTTTCTAACTCCAGCATTGGCCTGGAATAAAATTTTTCAACATGCCCGAGACAAAGAATCGCAATCGGCAGGCTGCCTTCCGGCATCTTCAAAAGGGCGGCTAATTTTTCCGGATCAAATAACGATACCCAGCCCATACCTAAACCTTCAGCTCTGGCTGCAAGCCAGATGTTCTGTATTGCACAGGCAGTGGAAGCAATATCCATTTCAGGCAGAGTACGCCGGCCAAAAATATGCTGTTCGCGTTTATCAGGCAGCGCGACAATCAATAATTCGGCACACTCCATAACACCTTCAACTTTAAGCTTCATAAAATCCGTCTGGCGCTTGCCCAGTGCTGCTGCTGTAAGCTGACGTTCCTGTTCAACTAATCGATATACTGCATGGCGTAAAGCCTGATCAGTTATTCTGATAAAGCGCCAGGGTTGCATTAAGCCGACACTGCCTGCCTGATGCGCAGCGTTTAACAGCTTCGCTAACGTTTCGCCAGGCACAGCTTTATCAATAAAATGGCGCATATCACGGCGTTCGGCAATGGCGCGATAAACGGCTGATATCTCAACATCAGAAAATTTATGTTTATTCATAAGCCAGAGCCAGACTAATTAAAACAACGGTTTCAACCAATTCTACACTGGCACCATAGACATCCCCGGTCACGCCTTGTATGCGCTGCATACTCAGATGTCGTATCCAGGCAATGAGCATAAGGACTGAGAGTAATGTATAGATGTTTGTTAGCCACAAACACAACAACAGGGAAGCGAATATCATCAGTCTGGCGACGTGTCTGGGGAGGTGTTTCTGCATTGCACTGCCTAAGCCATTTTCTCTAACATACGGTGTGCTTAGCATCAGCAGCAAAATACTTAAGCGGCCTAAAAAAGGCGCAAGCAAAAGAAAGCCCAGTCCAGCATCAAGTTGCAGCAGGCTTTGAATGGCTGACCATTTTAACAGTAAAATTAAAACCAGAATAATCACCGCAACTGGCCCGGCTGCTGGATCTTTCATAATCTTTAAACTACGTTCCTTATCGCCTAAACCACCTGCCCAGGCATCACTGCAATCAGCAAGGCCATCAAGATGCAATCCGCCAGTCAACAAAACCCAGGCAGATAAAATAATGGCAGCATGAATAGCGAAGGACATACCCGGAAGTAATCTGGCAAGCAGGAACAGAATAGTCCCGATCAGCAAGCCGACTAAAGGATAAAAGAGCACCGATTGACCCAGGCGCTGGTCAGATACAGTAATGTTTAAATTTAACGGAATGCGGGTGAGAAATTGCACGGCAAGCGCAAAAGAAGCTAGCATGATAAAAAAGTCACTTAGCGATTAATATAAGGATTTCCATTACGCTTAAGCGTTTATTTTAATGGCCTGCCTTGTTGATCTTTGCATATTCTGCCAGAGTACAATAAAAAGGCATCGACAATAGGCCAAAGAATGCCAAAGCCAAGAGTGGCAATACACACCAGAGACTGTATAACAGCCAGCTTATAAAAGCCCAGATACCAGCGATGTCCGGCAAAAAAACCCGTTAAAGGGAAAAGCGCCAATGACAGTGCTATGATGCGTGATTTTACCGGCTCCTGATGATCCATATAGCTGCCAATAAGCGTGACCATAGTCGCATTGGCACCTTCACCTTCAAATAATACATCAGAATCAATAATAGGCAGAACGGGCTCACTCCATTCACTTACATGAAACTCGTAAAACTGTTCATCGCTTTTAATCACACCTGTTTGAGTGTCTTCATCGTAACTTTTAATTTTTCCAATCATTTTAAGTAAAACCTCATCTCATAATTTTCCATGATTTTACTATAGTTAAATGATTGGGGAGGACTTTATTCTAGTTCCCATGCTTGAATTATCCTCGTTCCCACGCTCCGCGTAGGAACTCATACTTGAACGCTTTGCGTTCAATATTTCGTGACGCAGAGCGTCTGCTTATGCATTCCCACGCAGAGCGTGGGAACGAGGGGGAGGTATTTAATCTCCAGCAAAGTGTCTAGTTCCCATGCTTGAATTATCCTGGTTCCCACGCTCCGCGTGGGAACTCATACTTGAACGCTCTGCGTTCAATATTTCGTGACGCAGAGCGTCTGCTTATGCATTCCCACGCAGAGCGTGGGAACGAGGGGGAGGTATTTAATCTCCAGCAAAGTGTCTAGTTCCCATACTTGAATTATCCTGGTTCCCACGCTCCGCGTGGGAATTCATATTTGAACGCTCTGCGTTCAGTGTTTCACCAAGCAGAGTGGGGAGTGAGGTCGGACAAGGATGAACGTTATTCACACGCTGTATTGATATCTGCGGCTGGAGTGGGGGCCTTAAGGTACAAAACTCTATCGTCTCCCGCTCTATTACCCGCTATAGTCGTGTCAATATCAGCATTGCCAATTCCAGCGCCTGAACCGGCGCCGGCAGAAACTAATCTGGCGCAATATCCTGCTGCAGTACCGGTTAAACCCGTTATGCTATCACATTGAGCAACACTAGGAACTTGTATAACAATAGGACGTCCCCAGGCATCCAAAACGACACTATCACCATCAGCAAATGCACGATGAACAAAAGTACCAGCAGCCGAAGTTAAATTTGTAGCCAAGGCCGCCTCTGATGCTAAAGTGATTCCATTCATTAAATAAGGCCCGCGCCAGCCTATCTGCGTATCGGGGTCAAAAGCTGCCCACCCACCCGCATCAAACAAATAATACAGGCTAAAATCGCTGCCGCCTTTACTGGCAGGATATTTCCCCAACGTATCCAGATAATACCGCTCCATAATTGCCCGCTTAATATTCGTCATACTCACATCCGTGACATCGCAGGTGGCTTTGCGACTGGTGCCGCTGAAATAGGGAATAATGAGCCCCGCCAGTGCAACCAGCACTAACAAGACTACCGTGAGTTCTATTAACGTCATACCCTGTTGCTTAATCTTATTCATTAGATCTCCTGTTTGTGGCCCGTATGCAGCTTGCGGAATACGGGGTTTTTTCTCGTTCCCACGCTCTGCGTGGGAATGCATACAGGAACGCTCAGCGTTCCGTTAGTACAGCATGCATCACCAATCACGATAGACCTCAATTAGCCCCGATTGATCAGCATAATTCCGCGCACTGGAATAGCGCCAATGCTCGGCAAGATCCACATACCCACGCTTAACGGGATTCAAATGCATATACTCCAGCTTCTGGCGCAAAATGGCTGCATTCTGTATTAACTGCGGATGCGAACCTTCCTCCCAGACCTGATAATCACGGTCCTGCTTATGCGCTTTTTTATAAAAAGCCAGTTGCTGTAAAAGCGTCTGTTCGCCCGTGGCTGATAAGTGATCAATCAAACCTCTTGCAGTAAAAGACTTAAACCGTTGTACATCTTTAATTAACTGATGCGATTGCGCGATCCAGTGTAAATGATTTTCCATAATCACATAGCCATACAGTTTAAGGTCGGCATTCTGTTGTAAATAGCAAAATGAATCTAAAATAATTTGTACGGCAGCAGGGCGGGTAAACATAGGTATCCAGTTGACAATAGTATTGGTTAAAAAATGCGGACTACTCTGCTCAGTTATTGTGTAGCGACTTTTGCCCATAAATTTACCTCATTACCCTTATATTTAGTTCCCGAGCTCCATTTTTTCTAGTTCCCACGCTCCGCGTGGGAATTCATACGGGAACGCTCTGCGTTCCGTACTCATGACGCAGAGCGTCTGCCACTGCATTCCCACGCAGAGCGTGGGAACGAGAGAAACCTGCGTTTCATGTTGCCTGTTGTCAGGTTGTTATATCAGTTTATCTAGTACCAGCGCGCCATTTTTTTCTAGCTCCCACGTTCCATTTCTAGTTCCCACGCTCCGCGTGGGAATTCATACGGGAACGCTCTGCGTTCCGTATTCATGACGCAGAGCGTCTACCACTGTATTCCCACGCAGAGCGTGGGAACGAGGGATACGGGCTACGTGATTACCAGTTAATCACTGGAAGTAACGAGCCTTTAAAAACTGAAACTAAGACTGCCGAGCCTGAATTATGAACTGTATCAGTACAGGAGGGTGAAGCGGATGCGTCAAATTCATTAACGGAAAGGCTAATTTGTCCGATAGGTATTGTTGAGTTAGGTCCTGAGGCATCATTAAAACCATCAAAAGAAAGCTGGTGTGTAAATCCATCTCTTGGTAATGTTTTGGGACCGCTTACAATTGGGTTATTTATTGTTATGATGTCTCCTGATGCTGCATCTGTTGATGAAACGTAATAAATTTTTACACAGATATCAATATCCGTGTTATCAGTTGCCCA
Encoded here:
- the bluB gene encoding 5,6-dimethylbenzimidazole synthase, with protein sequence MNKHKFSDVEISAVYRAIAERRDMRHFIDKAVPGETLAKLLNAAHQAGSVGLMQPWRFIRITDQALRHAVYRLVEQERQLTAAALGKRQTDFMKLKVEGVMECAELLIVALPDKREQHIFGRRTLPEMDIASTACAIQNIWLAARAEGLGMGWVSLFDPEKLAALLKMPEGSLPIAILCLGHVEKFYSRPMLELENWAEVRALENFVSENYWSD
- a CDS encoding REP-associated tyrosine transposase gives rise to the protein MGKSRYTITEQSSPHFLTNTIVNWIPMFTRPAAVQIILDSFCYLQQNADLKLYGYVIMENHLHWIAQSHQLIKDVQRFKSFTARGLIDHLSATGEQTLLQQLAFYKKAHKQDRDYQVWEEGSHPQLIQNAAILRQKLEYMHLNPVKRGYVDLAEHWRYSSARNYADQSGLIEVYRDW
- a CDS encoding homoserine kinase, with the protein product MSVYTSISASEVQSIIEIYQLAPFIGYTGISAGIENTNYLIKTAQGDFVLTLYEHFNAQEIVPYLDLLRQLAEHASYYPVPLADAQYKYLQIVAGKPAALFKCLPGKSVQQVTPEQHQAVAKALASFHLQSSGLAFRKRNTRDIAWIQDIATQISPHLSAQDSALLEDELGFQLKHQTQHLRQGIIHADLFKDNVLFTGLRLTGMLDFYVACYDCYLLDIAITLNDWCIDQHGQYSHAQQAVFLAAYQQLRELDQQEQKYLPVFLRRACIRFWLSRLEHQLNPKAGEMTQEKDPERFKNLLLQHRHFDSLQ
- a CDS encoding TM2 domain-containing protein, yielding MIGKIKSYDEDTQTGVIKSDEQFYEFHVSEWSEPVLPIIDSDVLFEGEGANATMVTLIGSYMDHQEPVKSRIIALSLALFPLTGFFAGHRWYLGFYKLAVIQSLVCIATLGFGILWPIVDAFLLYSGRICKDQQGRPLK
- a CDS encoding prepilin-type N-terminal cleavage/methylation domain-containing protein — its product is MNKIKQQGMTLIELTVVLLVLVALAGLIIPYFSGTSRKATCDVTDVSMTNIKRAIMERYYLDTLGKYPASKGGSDFSLYYLFDAGGWAAFDPDTQIGWRGPYLMNGITLASEAALATNLTSAAGTFVHRAFADGDSVVLDAWGRPIVIQVPSVAQCDSITGLTGTAAGYCARLVSAGAGSGAGIGNADIDTTIAGNRAGDDRVLYLKAPTPAADINTACE
- a CDS encoding adenosylcobinamide-GDP ribazoletransferase, whose amino-acid sequence is MLASFALAVQFLTRIPLNLNITVSDQRLGQSVLFYPLVGLLIGTILFLLARLLPGMSFAIHAAIILSAWVLLTGGLHLDGLADCSDAWAGGLGDKERSLKIMKDPAAGPVAVIILVLILLLKWSAIQSLLQLDAGLGFLLLAPFLGRLSILLLMLSTPYVRENGLGSAMQKHLPRHVARLMIFASLLLCLWLTNIYTLLSVLMLIAWIRHLSMQRIQGVTGDVYGASVELVETVVLISLALAYE